From a region of the Zingiber officinale cultivar Zhangliang chromosome 10B, Zo_v1.1, whole genome shotgun sequence genome:
- the LOC122030200 gene encoding uncharacterized protein LOC122030200 isoform X2 — protein sequence MPAAMEGRMSGGCQHNFGESSEEELAVLPRHTKVIVTGNNRTKSVLVGLQGVVKKAVGLGGWHWLVLTNGIEVKLQRNALSVIEGPTGNEEDDEVECNNALCNGSVSGSIQLHKTQSSRSRHQKGSWSRSNSFDSQSKGSVSSSTMSTKVDLSKLETTALQRYYRHFNLMDANPNPSKEQLIEVVQRHFVSQVITGFMQAAKRLKTICN from the exons ATGCCGGCGGCCATGGAGGGCAGGATGAGTGGTGGATGCCAGCATAATTTCGGGGAGAGCAGCGAGGAGGAGCTGGCAGTGCTCCCTCGGCACACTAAGGTAATCGTCACCGGCAACAATCGGACCAAATCGGTGCTCGTCGGCCTCCAGGGGGTCGTCAAGAAGGCTGTGGGACTTGGAGGTTGGCACTGGCTG GTTTTGACAAATGGAATAGAAGTGAAGCTGCAACGTAATGCACTAAGTGTGATTGAAGGCCCAACTGGCAatgaggaagatgatgaagttgaatgTAACAATGCACTCTGTAATGGCTCAG TTTCTGGATCTATACAATTACATAAAACTCAAAGCTCAAGGAGCAGACACCAAAAAGGATCTTGGAGCAGATCTAACTCTTTTGATTCCCAGTCTAAGGGATCTGTTTCCTCCTCCACAATGAGTACA AAGGTTGACCTGAGCAAATTAGAAACAACAGCATTGCAGAGATATTATCGACACTTCAACCTT ATGGATGCTAATCCTAATCCCTCCAAAGAGCAGTTGATTGAAGTTGTTCAAAGGCATTTCGTTTCTCAG GTAATTACGGGGTTCATGCAAGCCGCAAAGAGACTGAAGACCATCTGCAATTAA
- the LOC122030200 gene encoding uncharacterized protein LOC122030200 isoform X1 — MPAAMEGRMSGGCQHNFGESSEEELAVLPRHTKVIVTGNNRTKSVLVGLQGVVKKAVGLGGWHWLVLTNGIEVKLQRNALSVIEGPTGNEEDDEVECNNALCNGSVSGSIQLHKTQSSRSRHQKGSWSRSNSFDSQSKGSVSSSTMSTKVDLSKLETTALQRYYRHFNLMDANPNPSKEQLIEVVQRHFVSQQLDEMQVITGFMQAAKRLKTICN, encoded by the exons ATGCCGGCGGCCATGGAGGGCAGGATGAGTGGTGGATGCCAGCATAATTTCGGGGAGAGCAGCGAGGAGGAGCTGGCAGTGCTCCCTCGGCACACTAAGGTAATCGTCACCGGCAACAATCGGACCAAATCGGTGCTCGTCGGCCTCCAGGGGGTCGTCAAGAAGGCTGTGGGACTTGGAGGTTGGCACTGGCTG GTTTTGACAAATGGAATAGAAGTGAAGCTGCAACGTAATGCACTAAGTGTGATTGAAGGCCCAACTGGCAatgaggaagatgatgaagttgaatgTAACAATGCACTCTGTAATGGCTCAG TTTCTGGATCTATACAATTACATAAAACTCAAAGCTCAAGGAGCAGACACCAAAAAGGATCTTGGAGCAGATCTAACTCTTTTGATTCCCAGTCTAAGGGATCTGTTTCCTCCTCCACAATGAGTACA AAGGTTGACCTGAGCAAATTAGAAACAACAGCATTGCAGAGATATTATCGACACTTCAACCTT ATGGATGCTAATCCTAATCCCTCCAAAGAGCAGTTGATTGAAGTTGTTCAAAGGCATTTCGTTTCTCAG CAATTGGATGAAATGCAGGTAATTACGGGGTTCATGCAAGCCGCAAAGAGACTGAAGACCATCTGCAATTAA
- the LOC122030418 gene encoding UPF0496 protein 1-like, producing MGCSISSRSYTPPILAGGAVVGNVTGSPAASSFVSSYEAACMLDPELQSFDATLRQRTSRVLSTLAMDGEVPSLSLDNLRAATANLLEMNQEAHLFILKNKKDILKNADLLDFVKDYLDNCLLTIHFCDTLKNCLGKASESQSIIRFALQRFTEDDAQEADQGGKQKYARTLDELRRFKSAGNPITKEFSYPFFRTLRKQQVTMLEKLRSRREKLNKKLKTLTTWRRVCNILFASVFAAAIICSIVLAVAAPPTAAAAVGAAAAMPIPMGNWIDSLLKEYQKSLEGDEEIVNSIECGSVAMDMDGIPSQVGRLEMHIKSMLEYADFALRDEEAVRFEMEEIREKSKEFTEGLRELAKQAERCSRNIQKAQTGLLLLINRHPGRASTTSKSDRRSKRQIYRSSSSIS from the coding sequence ATGGGCTGTAGCATCAGCAGTAGGTCTTACACGCCACCGATCCTCGCAGGCGGTGCCGTGGTTGGAAATGTAACCGGTTCTCCGGCCGCAAGTTCCTTCGTAAGCTCCTACGAGGCGGCGTGCATGCTCGACCCGGAGCTCCAGAGCTTCGACGCCACGCTGCGGCAGCGTACGAGTCGTGTCCTATCCACCCTCGCCATGGACGGCGAGGTCCCTTCCCTGTCACTCGATAACCTGCGAGCCGCCACCGCCAACCTCCTGGAGATGAACCAGGAGGCGCACCTATTCATCCTGAAGAACAAGAAGGACATCCTGAAGAACGCCGACCTCTTGGACTTCGTCAAGGACTACCTCGACAATTGCCTGCTGACCATACACTTCTGCGACACCCTCAAGAACTGCCTCGGTAAAGCTTCCGAAAGCCAATCGATCATCCGCTTCGCCCTCCAGCGCTTCACGGAAGATGATGCGCAAGAAGCAGATCAAGGTGGCAAGCAGAAATACGCGAGGACTTTGGACGAATTGCGTCGATTTAAGTCGGCAGGCAATCCGATCACCAAAGAGTTCTCCTATCCATTCTTCCGAACACTTCGCAAGCAGCAAGTAACGATGCTGGAGAAGCTCCGCTCGAGAAGGGAGAAGCTCAATAAGAAGTTGAAGACCTTGACAACGTGGAGGAGAGTATGCAACATCCTATTCGCGTCAGTCTTCGCAGCTGCAATAATTTGCTCGATTGTACTTGCGGTGGCCGCCCCGCCGACGGCGGCCGCGGCTGTAGGGGCGGCCGCCGCCATGCCGATCCCGATGGGCAACTGGATCGACTCCCTGCTAAAAGAATACCAGAAATCCTTGGAAGGGGATGAAGAGATTGTGAATTCCATAGAGTGCGGCAGCGTTGCGATGGACATGGACGGCATTCCGTCGCAGGTGGGGAGGTTGGAGATGCATATCAAATCTATGTTGGAGTATGCCGATTTCGCGCTTAGAGACGAGGAAGCCGTGAGATTCGAGATGGAGGAGATCAGGGAAAAGTCGAAGGAGTTTACGGAGGGATTGCGAGAATTGGCGAAGCAAGCAGAAAGATGCAGCAGGAATATTCAAAAGGCCCAGACGGGTCTTCTGCTGCTGATAAATCGGCATCCAGGACGCGCGTCAACGACATCAAAATCCGACCGGAGGTCCAAACGGCAAATCTATCGGTCCAGTAGTTCAATAAGTTGA